In Notolabrus celidotus isolate fNotCel1 chromosome 22, fNotCel1.pri, whole genome shotgun sequence, one genomic interval encodes:
- the LOC117805852 gene encoding protein NLRC3-like, which produces MNFSTEPGPSDPQLTSDQNMSVRLEEEEDRAESPGPSCVSLKSDESEDLPPDISNEPGPSDSQVRGRERSPVSVDEQPSCCAVCQDVLKDPVSTSCGHWFCRQCLTSYWDQSGSPGGSSCPQCGNRSRTGPGPDTASQTSPAQKPGGLQEVLKEHKISLRRRCERVTEGSDETGSRTLLNRIYTELYITEGQSEEMNTQHEVSQLETASKKKILQDTPIKCQDIFRALPGQQVPIRVVLTVGVAGVGKTFSVQKFTLDWAEGLENQDLSLVVLLSFRELNLIRDKRYSLLQLLHDFHPTLQKVSAEALAVCKLVFIFDGLDESRLSLDFNNTQVVSDVTQSSSINLLLTNLIQGNLLPSALVWITSRPAAANQIPPSCVDRVTEVRGFTDAQKEEYFRKRFSDEDLSSRIISHIKTSRSLHIMCQIPVFCWITATVLEHMMSTEQRGELPKTLTDMYSHFLLVQTKRKRKKYAEGPETSPQELMEADGEVLLKLGRLAFEHLEEGNIMFYQEDLEHCGLDVTEASVYSGLCTQIFKREYVIFQKTVYCFVHLSVQEFLAAVYMFHCFTTRNKAALKEQDRSKAALEEQDRNTAALKEQDRSKAALEEQDRNTAALKEQDMNTAALEALLGKQHKVSTLEDLLKGAMVKALRSKNGHLDLFVRFLHGLSLESNRRLLGGLLGHTDNCPEMIQRVINNLKKMNSGKISPDRSINIFHCLTEMNDLSVHQEIQEFLKSETRSERLSVIQCSALAHMLQMSEEVLDELDMEKYRTSEEGRWRLIPAVRKCRKAVLTECWLTETHCEVVASALKSNPSHLRHLDMTNNYELKESGVKLLSAGLKSPHCRLETLRLISCSLSEISCDYLASALKSNPSHLIELELSYNKLQDSGVEHLCGFLESPLCRLETLRLKGCSLSEISCASLASAFKSNPSHLRELDLRRNKLQDSGAEHLCGFLESPQCRLDTLRLRWCWLSEISCASLASALKSNPSHLRELELSDTNLQDSDMKLLSDLVESPLYRLESLSWR; this is translated from the exons GACGAGCAGCCGTcctgctgtgctgtgtgtcagGACGTCTTGAAGGATCCGGTCTCTACCAGCTGTGGACACTGGTTCTGCAGACAGTGCCTCACCTCATACTGGGACCAGTCTGGGTCACCAGGAGGCTCCTCCTGTCCCCAGTGTGGAAACAGGTCCAGAACAGGACCTGGACCTGATACAGCCAGTCAGACCAGCCCTGCACAAA AGCCTGGTGGTCTGCAGGAGGTTTTAAAGGAACATAAGATCAGTCTGAGGAGGAGATGTGAACGTGTGACTGAAGGAAgtgatgaaacaggaagtagaacccTCCTCAACAGGATCTACActgagctctacatcacagagggacagagtgaaGAGATGAATACCCAACATGAGGTGAGCCAGCTGGAGACCGCCTCCAAGAAGAAGATCCTCCAGGACACTCCCATCAAGTGCCAGGACATCTTCAGAGCCTTACCTGGTCAACAGGTACCCATCAGAGTGGTTCTGACAGTCGGCGTTGCTGGTGTTGGAAAAACCTTCTCAGtgcagaagttcactctggactgggcaGAGGGCTTGGAGAACCAAGACCTCAGTCTGGTGGTTCTGCTTTCATTCAGGGAGCTGAACTTGATCAGAGATAAGCGGTacagtctcctccagctgctccatgaTTTCCATCCAACATTACAGAAGGTCTCAGCAGAGGCGCTGGCTGTCTGTAAACTggtgttcatctttgacggCCTGGACGAAAGCAGACTGTCTCTGGATTTCAACAACACTCAGGTTGTGTCTGACGTCACACAGAGCTCATCCATAAACCTGCTGTTAACAAACCTCATCCAGGGGAATCTGCTCCCCTCAGCTCTGGTCTGGATCACTTCTCGACccgcagcagccaatcagatccctcccTCATGCGTTGACAGGGTAACAGAAGTCCGAGGCTTCACTGACGCCcagaaggaggagtacttcaggaaGAGGTTCAGTGATGAAGATCTGTCCAGCAGAATCATCTCACACATCAAGACCTCCAggagcctccacatcatgtgtcagatcccggtcttctgctggatcactgctacagttctggagcatatgatgagcacagagcagagaggagagctgcccaAGACCCTGACCGACATGTACTCACACTTCCTGCTGGTCCAgaccaagaggaagaggaagaagtacGCTGAGGGTCCTGAGACCAGTCCTCAGGAGCTGATGGAGGCTGACGGGGAAGTTCTCCTGAAGCTGGGCAGGCTGGCGTTTGAACATCTGGAGGAAGGAAACATCATGTTCTACCAAGAAGACCTGGAGCACTGTGGTCTGGATGTCACAGAGGCCTCGGTGTACTCAGGACTCTGTACACAGATCTTCAAAAGAGAGTATGTGATCTTCCAGAAAACAGTCTACTGCTTTGTTCATCTgagcgttcaggagtttctggctgcagTCTACATGTTCCACTGTTTCACAACCAGGAACAAAGCAGCACTGAAGGAACAAGACAGGAGCAAAGCAGCACTGGAGGAACAAGACAGGAACACAGCAGCACTGAAGGAACAAGACAGGAGCAAAGCAGCACTGGAGGAACAAGACAGGAACACAGCAGCACTGAAGGAACAAGACATGAACACAGCAGCACTGGAGGCTTTACTGGGGAAACAACACAAAGTTTCAACTCTTGAAGACCTCCTGAAGGGAGCTATGGTGAAAGCTCTGAGAAGTAAAAATGGTCACCTGGACCTGTTTGTCCGCTTCCTTCATGGACTCTCTCTAGAGTCAAACCGGAGACTCTTAGGAGGCCTGCTGGGTCACACAGACAACTGCCCAGAGATGATCCAAAGAGTCATCAACAACCTGAAGAAGATGAACAGTGGTAAGATCTCTCCTGACAGAAGCATCAACATCTTCCACTGTCTGACGGAGATGAACGACCTCTCAGTCCATCAGGAGATCCAAGAGTTCCTGAAGTCAGAGACCAGATCAGAGAGACTCTCTGTGATCCAGTGCTCTGCTCTGgcccacatgctgcagatgTCAGAGGAGGTTCTGGATGAGTTAGATATGGAGAAGTACAGAACATCAGAAGAGGGTCGATGGAGACTGATTCCAGCTGTGAGAAAATGCAGGAAGGCTGT ACTTACAGAATGTTGGCTCACAGAGACTCACTGTGAAGTTgtggcctctgctctgaagtccaacccctcccacctGAGACACCTGGACATGACTAACAACTATGAGCTGAAGGAATCAGGAGTGAAGCTTCTGTCAGCTGGACTGAAGAGTCctcactgcagactggagactctgag attgatatcctgcagtttgtcagagatcagctgtgattatctggcctctgctctgaagtccaacccctcaCATTTAATTGAACTGGAGCTGAGCTACAAcaagctgcaggattcaggagtggagcatctgtgtggttttctggagagtccactctgcagactggagactctgag attaaagggctgcagtttgtcagagatcagttgtgcttctctggcctctgcttttaagtccaacccctcccatctgagagagctggacctgagaaGAAACAAGCTGCAGGATTCCGGAGCGGAGCATCTGTGTGGTTTTCTGGAGAGTCCTCAATGCAGACTGGACACTCTGAG gtTGAGGTGGTGCTGGttgtcagagatcagctgtgcttccctggcctctgctctgaagtccaacccctcccatctgagagagctggagctGAGTGACAccaacctgcaggattcagatATGAAGCTTCTGTCTGATCTTGTGGAGAGTCCCCTCTACAGACTGGAGTCTCTGAG CTGGAGGTGA